A genomic segment from Cuculus canorus isolate bCucCan1 chromosome 20, bCucCan1.pri, whole genome shotgun sequence encodes:
- the CHCT1 gene encoding CHD1 helical C-terminal domain containing protein 1 produces MDGARARDSSEDSKDDQTTEKDLAGTAKEETFVKGSESTPLCKTELIRCAGGLDEDTFKVCKELFRPFKKSLRKLHLPLHLSPQKKAKYMKKSLTAIGDHIERFLRQYCRDAEVKLWQKYFWRYIALFSETDANQLWKLYKYIKNNRTDKFLKLYCPPENRDSFPQLEESKLKQLYISWGLSKQPTRTLRPRDHHHQHTCKVTAQQE; encoded by the exons ATGGATGGAGCCAGGGCAAGGGACAGCAGTGAAGACAGCAAGGATGACCAG AccacagagaaggacctggctGGCACAGCAAAGGAGGAAACCTTCGTAAAGGGCAGTGAGAGTACTCCGCTATGCAAGACTGAGCTCATCCGCTGCGCAGGCGGCCTTGATGAGGACACCTTTAAAGTT tgcaAGGAGCTTTTCAGACCTTTTAAGAAGTCACTTAGGAAGCTGCATTTGCCCCTGCACCTCTCCccacagaaaaaagcaaagtacATGAAGAAAAGTTTGACCGCAATTGGGGACCACATTGAACGGTTTCTCCGGCAGTACTGCAGAGACGCAGAAGTCAAGCTCTGGCAGAA gtACTTCTGGCGCTACATTGCCCTCTTTTCAGAGACGGATGCAAATCAGCTGTGGAAGCTGTATAAGTACATCAAGAACAATCGCACGGATAAGTTTCTG aaattatattgcCCTCCAGAAAACAGAGATTCCTTTCCACAACTTGAAGAATCGAAACTGAAGCAGCTTTACATCAGCTGGGGTCTCTCCAAGCAACCCACAAGAACACTTAGGCCAAGAGACCATCACCACCAACACACCTGCAAAGTCACTGCTCAGCAAGAATGA